The Pyrus communis chromosome 12, drPyrComm1.1, whole genome shotgun sequence genomic sequence aagggacaAAGTAGAAAATATTGTTTGGAGGAAATGTCGTTTTCCTTTCACTTCCCTCCTAAATATGTCTAATTGAAGTTGAATAGTTCTTCAGTTAATCACTTTAGGAGTGTCGTTTTCAATAGGCCACAAGCTCGATATGCAATCAGCAACGAGAGCCCTTCCGGCAACTGAGTGCGCCGGAAGCCGTGGTAATCGCACCCACTAGAGAAGATGGCTTTGCACCCAAGCTCGAAGCCCTGGCGTAGCTTGAGGAAGCTCCGGCACCTGATGCCGTAAAAAACGCACCGTTGAGCAGCAAGTCTCCTTCCGACCTCCAGTTCCAATTCTTCCATTCACTTTCGGGTGCATCCTCATGTTTGGTCACCTGCGTACAAAGTTTGTAACATATTAATTACAAGTTAAAcacaaattataaaattcaaattaaattgtaacatttttcttaTGTGCATAATTGGTTTTCACCTCTTTGCTGGATCTGATATCTGGCGCAGCAAATCTGTTCCCTTGGCTATTGATTGTAGGGTCTGCACTCCCACCAATGGCATACATCTCCCAATGGGTGTAGTCATTGTTCACCACATGGAAATATCCATGCCTACATCTGCAAATGTAAATCAAAAGGTTAATTATTCACAATCAATCCTCGAAACTCTATGTCATAATCAAAAGCACTTAAATCACCGTTTTTTAGAAGAAGACTTTTGCGCCCAGTTGTTAATGTACAACAAACAATTTATTCTTTTACCGTTTTTACTAACATTATTAGCGGCCAGCAAGACTAATACTAATTAAGGATCaagtaaaaattttaaaagcatGAAAGCCATGGACCACCAACCTATCTACTTTAtgcaaattaatttaaaaaattaatgtcccactaattaaattttactttttgtaaTTACCTTGGCATTCTTTGGACCAAGCCTTCTCCAAAGTGATTGAACGCAATGGTGATTTGCATGTTCTTGTCGTTGGTATACGAATCGCTATGCCCCAAAAGCATCACCTTATCATGGTGCGTCATGTAATTGTTCGAAATCGTTATCGCAGTGGACCCATAAATCGCATCAACCAACCCATCTTTGCAGTTGGACAACGAGCAATGGTCCACCCACACGTGGCTCCCACCGAAGATCGACACGCCATCGCCGTCCGATACGGTCCTCCACCCGAAGTGACTAGGGGAGCTCCTCACCATAGCGTTCCCACCCTGCTTGCAATCGTGTATGTGCAGTCCGTGGATAATAATGTTGGTCACGAACTGGATGGTGATGCATGGCCCACCGGCAATGTGTACGGACGCTCCCCGGCCGTCGATTGTCTTGAAGGAGTTCATGATCAGCTCCTCCTTCAGCTGGATGGTCATGTCGCGCTGGAAAATGATCCATAATGGCTCCTCTTGGATGACGGCGTGTCGTAGGGTTCCTGGCTTGGGGTTCACAGCATCGTCGTCGCCGGAATCTGTGACCACGTAAATCTTCCCGTCTCTTCCACCTACGGCGTTCTTTCCGAACCCTATCGCACAATCTGCTAGGCTCTGCCTGTTCTTCTCCCAGTTCGGGTCGCACCGCCAGCAGTCGTCGATAGGGTTGCCCGTCCCGCATGACAAGTAGCCCAAGTTCCTCCTAGACACTGAGTCGCTAATATTCCTGCAACCACAAAAATGTGACACATTCTAATGAGTAACATTCTCTTATCTTACTTATGTTGACAGAATATAAATCTAGGGAATATATTCTGCAAATTATTCTCGTATCAAACATCCATTGTCAGATTGTGAACCTGGGACGCACATTGGAAAAGGTCAGTGGTAATTCACAATCCGACGAGCTAACATTTTTGGATATGTATAAGGCTTACTTCTAGAACAAACACAAAATAATTACTTGTGGAGCCTTACCTTTGTACCTCTTGTACTACCAATTCAGGGTCTTGGAGATGAAGTGGCCTGGAGGAAATGAAGGttggggagaggagagagaggaggaggagagagagaagtgagggGCCTGAGGAGGGCCTTGCCATTTTTGGCATTTTTTTGAATGTGCAAGGCACTGAGGCAAGCAAAGAGAGAGAaggtagagagagaggaagTGTGTTTGTGAGTGGAAAGAAGCGAGGGAGGGGGAGTATATATAAAGAGATTTTAAAAGGGGCGGATAATTAGCATGATTAAATGAAACATGTGGGACCCAAACTGCTACGTGATTTCAGGTCTTTACGGAATCCAATTGGGTAGTTTTGGCCGTTAAGCAAGCCTTGAATAATGCTACAAAGGTCATCAAATACCTTTAACAGAAACTAACCTTATCTGCTCTTCTGTTTTCTACTCATGTTCAGTGGTGAAGTAGGGTATGTTCGTTGttactcttttctttttgtctatGGGTTTTTTCTAGCGTCAGATGTCTACGCGCATGCATAACTAATATAATTTCTAAACGCATCAACGTTTTAAAGTCACCCACGTGAACGTGAGCAATTTTTGACTATTTGATGAAATAAGAGTCCTACAAACATCAACAATCCAAAGTCGCCAACACTCTCTAGTTTTGGATTCGAGACACGAAACTAATAAAAACATGAAAGATTTTCTGGTTGAAAACTTTGGGAGGAGGAGTGCCATTTGAATGCAGCGAGAGGTGGGTTGGACTGCCTTTTGTCTTTTCGGACCCCACTTTATATAAGTTAGTTCTACCACGATTCGGGGTGTGGGATAACTTAgacttcattaaaaaaaaaaaaaaagtcacaaaCACAAGCATTTGTAGTTTCTAACAACTGAAGAGATGTGAGTTCAAAGTCTCAACAGTTCATAGTCGCCCACATATATGCTTattaataatttctgaccgttaATGAGAGGTGAGTCTCGCATGTACCAACGCGCGGCCCATACACAATAGAGGGACTGACCATAGAATTGATAGATCATTAGATCTTCTATGGGTCTGTATTTGCAAATCCTTAAGGTAATTTTGGTAAAACAGTTGTGCTTTTCTCATAAGACTATATGAACCCCACCACAGCTATGCGTATTGAAAACACCTgcttttggttattaatttctCCACTGCATGCTGTATTTATTTCGCATAACATCAACTTAAGCTGGTAGAGTAGGTTTTACTCTTTAAGACGATACACAATTTAAGGTAAGACCTTTATGCATTTCACATTCTTTTGAATTATTAAATCATTGTCGCATTTCACGTGGCCATTGACAGTGACACAAGCTATGGACGGAGTATGATTTTCTCCTCTTCAAATTTCTCACTCTTTCAATCCCTTCTCTTCCAATCCTTTATTATTTAAACGGTCACGATTAAGTCATGTCAATACTTGATGTTGATTTCTttataaagagagaaaaaaaaaagagaaaggtgAAAGAGGAGGGAACTGGAGCCGAAGGAATATGAAGAGGAGAGAATCGTACTCCGACATAGACAACCAAATATGGtggaaaaaataagtgaaaatggagaATATATAGACATTGTTAATTAGCAGTATGCTTGCCActttatttgcatatttttggCGGATTTTATGGCCCCTAAAATTGACTTAAATGCAATGGGTTTGAACAAActacttttcaattttaatttttatgaatatattatttttagctTGAAAAACGAAATGCTATGAGTATCGAGCTAGCAGACATGATGAACATAAAAAGAAGACCAATGTTTTAGGTACACCAAGGACTAATTAGTACTCTAGCTAGGCGTGACAAATTCAAAGATTCAGTAATgattcatatatatttatatagtttgatgggttttttttcaTCCCTTTTGAGTATTTTCTACATCTCATGCAAATAATATAATCCCTATACAATCTTTACCTCTCGAGAATATACTAttagctcgtttggaagtgctcttgaaataactgaaaacaccagttatgtgcttcttctatGAAGTACTTTAGGTGCTTTTCTAAAGTTTACTTGCATTTTCTTATTaaagattggtttcaaaaatatttttattaaaaacattttcagtcattttaaaagaaattcaTAACAAATTCTATAATTGTGAAGCTTTTGCATTAGTACATCTTGTGTAAGTATTACCTCCGTAAATGATATGAATAATTAAGTAATGCGAtcattttctttgtaatttagTGATGCAATTATTTTCTTTACACGaagatattctaaactactcatATATATACAGATGAAGATTTGAACTACTCTAGCCAACTGACTTGATTTATATCAACAAAATACGATTCTTAGAACCAATTCTTATGCGATCCTAAAATGAGCTGGAACAATTTCGGAAAACGGCTACATTTCTTCAGAGACTCGACAAAT encodes the following:
- the LOC137709684 gene encoding probable pectate lyase 18 — protein: MPKMARPSSGPSLLSLLLLSLLSPTFISSRPLHLQDPELVVQEVQRNISDSVSRRNLGYLSCGTGNPIDDCWRCDPNWEKNRQSLADCAIGFGKNAVGGRDGKIYVVTDSGDDDAVNPKPGTLRHAVIQEEPLWIIFQRDMTIQLKEELIMNSFKTIDGRGASVHIAGGPCITIQFVTNIIIHGLHIHDCKQGGNAMVRSSPSHFGWRTVSDGDGVSIFGGSHVWVDHCSLSNCKDGLVDAIYGSTAITISNNYMTHHDKVMLLGHSDSYTNDKNMQITIAFNHFGEGLVQRMPRCRHGYFHVVNNDYTHWEMYAIGGSADPTINSQGNRFAAPDIRSSKEVTKHEDAPESEWKNWNWRSEGDLLLNGAFFTASGAGASSSYARASSLGAKPSSLVGAITTASGALSCRKGSRC